One Candidatus Cardinium hertigii DNA window includes the following coding sequences:
- the rpsP gene encoding 30S ribosomal protein S16, translated as MGRGERDSLKSSIMAVKIRLAKCGRRHWAEYHIVVADARAPRDGRFIEKLGHYNPHTAPSTVHLNEVRALKWLLQGAQPTDTVRNLFSRQGILLKKHLQVGVGKGAITQEQAEERFTAWQAQVRR; from the coding sequence ATGGGAAGAGGCGAACGTGATTCGCTAAAAAGCAGTATTATGGCAGTAAAAATAAGATTAGCTAAATGTGGGAGAAGGCATTGGGCGGAGTATCATATTGTGGTAGCCGATGCAAGAGCGCCAAGGGATGGTCGTTTTATAGAAAAGTTGGGGCATTATAACCCCCATACAGCGCCTTCAACGGTGCATTTAAATGAGGTGCGTGCATTAAAGTGGCTTTTACAAGGTGCGCAGCCTACCGATACGGTTAGAAATCTTTTCTCTAGGCAGGGTATTCTGCTGAAGAAGCATCTGCAAGTAGGTGTCGGGAAGGGAGCCATCACGCAAGAGCAGGCAGAGGAGCGTTTTACTGCTTGGCAGGCGCAGGTGCGGCGGTAG
- the rpmF gene encoding 50S ribosomal protein L32 has translation MAHPKKRTSAARRDKRRTHVKRAMPALIACPTTGVVHRSHCAFWYESKLYYKGRIVINKEKEVSSESV, from the coding sequence ATGGCACATCCAAAAAAGAGGACATCTGCTGCGCGCAGGGACAAGCGGAGGACGCATGTTAAGCGGGCTATGCCTGCATTAATAGCTTGTCCTACTACTGGTGTGGTACACAGGTCTCATTGCGCATTTTGGTATGAGAGTAAGCTCTACTATAAGGGTCGTATCGTAATAAATAAAGAAAAAGAAGTTTCATCTGAATCTGTTTGA
- the rnc gene encoding ribonuclease III, with protein sequence MWHDSATRQFIATVRAITGGVPLNLALYRIALQHSSLKEGHTSNERLEFLGDALLSSIVATYLFKKFPLKGEGFLTDIRSRLVNRDALNTLARKMHLDKLLQYDEILVHKGNSKYIYGNALEALIGAVYLDHGYAYCEQFVLERLIGNYISLEDLIARDTNFKSQIVEWAHKQRFTVRFKTTLEAAHLFTAQVLIDEKVFGEGKGRTKKCAEQSAAQQALQQVQSFTEENAPQ encoded by the coding sequence ATGTGGCATGATTCTGCCACTAGGCAGTTCATTGCTACGGTAAGAGCTATTACAGGTGGTGTACCTTTAAATCTTGCTTTGTATAGGATAGCCCTGCAGCATAGTTCGCTCAAGGAAGGACATACGTCCAACGAACGACTTGAATTTTTAGGAGATGCCTTGCTGTCTTCTATTGTAGCAACTTATCTTTTTAAGAAATTTCCCTTGAAGGGAGAAGGTTTTTTAACGGATATTCGTTCAAGACTGGTGAATAGGGATGCTTTAAATACACTGGCCCGTAAAATGCACCTAGATAAGCTATTACAGTATGATGAAATCCTCGTACACAAAGGTAATAGTAAATATATTTATGGGAATGCATTGGAAGCATTGATTGGGGCTGTTTACTTAGACCATGGGTATGCTTATTGCGAACAATTTGTGCTGGAACGCCTTATAGGAAACTATATAAGTTTAGAGGATTTAATCGCAAGGGATACCAATTTTAAAAGTCAAATTGTGGAGTGGGCTCATAAGCAACGTTTTACTGTACGTTTTAAAACAACCCTAGAGGCTGCCCATCTGTTTACAGCCCAAGTACTTATAGATGAAAAGGTATTTGGAGAGGGGAAAGGCAGGACGAAAAAATGCGCAGAACAATCCGCTGCGCAGCAAGCGCTACAGCAAGTCCAATCTTTTACAGAAGAAAATGCGCCCCAGTAG
- the accC gene encoding acetyl-CoA carboxylase biotin carboxylase subunit — MFQKILIANRGEIALSIIRVCKEMGIKTVAVYSTADRDSLPVRFADEAVCIGPPSSNLSYLAIPSIIAAAEVTNSAAIHPGYGFLSENAHFAAICEEYGIKFIGPSAQAIRKMGDKVAARATMRQAGIPTLPGSDALLQSVEEGIALAHAIGFPVLLKATAGGGGKGIKLVVTPEMFQQKWEEARKEAITFCGQEGLYLEKYLEEPRHIEIQVAVDRYGKVMQLFERDCSTQRRHQKLVEEAPSPFMTAALRTAMTDAALKGVASIGYEGVGTIEFLVDKDRNFYFMEMNTRIQVEYPVTEAVTNCNLLRMQIELAAGQPLQEQAASPKGHAIEVRINAEDPFNDFRPSPGKITHVHFPGGQGVIISSHIYAGYVVPPHYDSLLAKIIVRADNRMAAVARMKRVLEELVIEGICTNVPFYLALLEQPSFQQGAITTSYLNDFDFSLLKKSE; from the coding sequence ATGTTTCAAAAGATATTAATTGCCAACCGGGGAGAAATTGCATTAAGTATCATTCGGGTATGTAAGGAGATGGGGATTAAGACTGTTGCGGTTTATTCTACAGCTGATAGGGATAGTCTTCCTGTTCGCTTTGCAGATGAAGCGGTTTGTATTGGTCCCCCTTCCAGTAATCTATCCTACCTAGCTATTCCATCCATTATAGCAGCTGCTGAAGTAACCAATTCAGCAGCTATCCATCCAGGTTATGGGTTTTTATCTGAAAATGCACATTTTGCAGCTATTTGCGAAGAGTATGGTATTAAATTTATAGGTCCTTCTGCTCAGGCAATCCGTAAAATGGGGGATAAAGTAGCTGCAAGAGCAACCATGCGTCAGGCTGGTATTCCAACGCTTCCTGGTTCTGATGCTCTATTGCAATCAGTTGAGGAGGGGATAGCGTTAGCTCATGCAATAGGGTTTCCTGTGCTACTCAAGGCAACGGCAGGAGGAGGAGGCAAAGGCATTAAATTGGTTGTCACACCAGAAATGTTTCAGCAGAAATGGGAAGAAGCCAGAAAAGAAGCGATAACTTTTTGTGGTCAAGAAGGTCTCTATTTAGAAAAATACCTAGAAGAACCGCGTCATATCGAAATCCAAGTAGCTGTTGATCGGTATGGAAAAGTCATGCAGCTATTTGAACGGGATTGTTCGACGCAGCGTAGACATCAGAAATTAGTAGAAGAAGCACCTTCTCCCTTTATGACAGCGGCATTGCGTACAGCAATGACTGATGCGGCTCTAAAAGGCGTTGCTTCTATAGGCTATGAAGGGGTAGGCACAATAGAATTTCTGGTGGATAAGGATCGAAATTTTTATTTTATGGAAATGAATACCCGTATTCAAGTAGAGTACCCAGTAACAGAGGCCGTTACCAACTGTAACCTATTGCGGATGCAAATAGAGCTGGCTGCTGGTCAGCCTTTGCAGGAACAGGCAGCTTCCCCCAAAGGACACGCTATAGAAGTCCGCATTAATGCAGAAGATCCTTTTAATGATTTTCGGCCTTCCCCAGGTAAGATTACCCATGTGCATTTTCCTGGTGGGCAAGGGGTAATTATTTCAAGCCATATTTATGCGGGGTATGTGGTACCGCCTCATTATGATTCCCTTCTTGCCAAAATTATTGTACGAGCAGATAATAGAATGGCTGCTGTGGCACGTATGAAACGCGTCTTAGAGGAGCTGGTGATAGAAGGCATTTGCACCAATGTGCCTTTTTATCTGGCATTATTAGAGCAACCCTCTTTTCAACAAGGCGCCATTACCACCTCTTATTTAAACGATTTTGATTTCTCACTGTTAAAAAAATCAGAGTAA
- the efp gene encoding elongation factor P translates to MANTSDIKNGLCILLQNDIYSVVEFLHVKPGKGAAFVRTKLRSLTKDRLVDHTFNAGAKIQVVRIERRPYQFLYKDYAGYTFMHTATFEQLTIEPILINAPQFLKEGQQVEMLYYEDENKVLRCELPSSVLLRVTYTESGIKGDTATKVFKPATLETAIEIKVPLFINEGDLLKIDTRTGLYMERINEQGH, encoded by the coding sequence ATGGCCAATACAAGTGATATTAAGAATGGGCTTTGTATCCTATTGCAGAATGATATTTATAGTGTAGTAGAGTTCCTTCATGTAAAACCAGGGAAGGGAGCTGCCTTTGTGAGAACCAAGTTAAGGAGTTTAACAAAAGATAGATTAGTGGATCATACTTTTAATGCAGGTGCAAAAATACAGGTGGTACGTATCGAGAGGCGTCCCTATCAATTTTTATATAAAGATTACGCGGGTTATACTTTTATGCATACGGCAACATTTGAACAGCTAACCATTGAACCTATATTAATCAATGCACCGCAATTCTTAAAAGAAGGGCAGCAAGTAGAGATGCTCTATTATGAAGATGAAAATAAGGTATTGCGTTGTGAGTTACCCTCCTCTGTTTTATTAAGGGTTACCTATACAGAATCAGGGATTAAAGGGGATACGGCTACTAAAGTATTCAAACCTGCTACGCTAGAAACAGCTATAGAAATTAAAGTTCCTTTATTTATTAATGAGGGAGATTTATTGAAAATAGATACCCGTACAGGGCTCTATATGGAACGTATCAATGAACAGGGACATTAA
- a CDS encoding ComEA family DNA-binding protein yields MFKAIREQIKRFFYFSTREANGLSCLLLLIFLLVIAPQAWQLYVTIFSAKQAEHSRDVALLESYLCLLHDNASKKVRIDINTATVQQLSAIEGIAEKFAVTLIRYRHKLGGFVSVDQYKEIYGLTDRARVKLRECTMVSATYKPKQLSLNHATFQELVTHPYISFAKAKAMIRYRQQQGKFTTLAELQALPGYHMDWATKIMPYLSLL; encoded by the coding sequence ATGTTCAAGGCAATTAGGGAGCAGATTAAAAGATTCTTTTACTTTTCCACTAGGGAAGCAAATGGTTTATCTTGCCTTCTGCTGCTTATTTTTCTTTTAGTAATTGCGCCGCAAGCGTGGCAACTATATGTGACTATATTTTCAGCTAAGCAAGCAGAGCATAGCAGAGATGTTGCTTTATTAGAAAGCTATCTTTGCCTGTTACACGACAATGCAAGCAAAAAAGTACGTATAGACATTAATACAGCCACTGTGCAGCAGCTGTCGGCGATAGAGGGAATAGCCGAAAAATTTGCCGTAACTCTTATACGTTATAGGCATAAGCTAGGAGGTTTTGTATCTGTTGATCAGTACAAAGAGATATATGGACTAACGGATCGTGCACGGGTAAAATTAAGGGAGTGCACAATGGTATCAGCAACATACAAACCTAAGCAATTGTCGTTGAATCATGCTACGTTTCAGGAGCTAGTTACCCACCCTTATATTTCTTTTGCTAAGGCAAAAGCTATGATACGCTATAGGCAGCAGCAAGGGAAGTTTACCACCCTTGCTGAGCTACAAGCCCTTCCCGGCTATCATATGGATTGGGCTACAAAGATAATGCCCTATCTTTCTTTATTATAA
- the fabF gene encoding beta-ketoacyl-ACP synthase II, which translates to MTCPRVVITGLGALTPIGSTVQEYGNALWAGRSGAGLITRFDATPFDTQFACELKAYDPYTYLPAKEVKRMDRFTQYAMIAGAEAVADAALMDPCIDKTAVGVVWGSGVGGLGTTEETVLAAVDRGGSHKVNPFFIPKIIPDIPAGHLSIKYGFKGPNFATVAACASSMNALISGFQLIKLGEAEVVLTGGSEAPIIPIGIGGFNALKALSRRNTDYLTASRPFDKTRDGFVMGEGAAALVLESYAHAKKRDAKIYAEIVGIGMSADAYHITAPDVEGVVLALQRALASAQISPDCIDYINAHGTSTPLGDSNEIKAIQQVFGSHAYQLHISSTKSMTGHLLGAAGAVESVATVLALQHQWVPPTINHRVVDETIDPHINLTLHKAIPKSIVFAQNNAFGFGGHNVSMIFKKWEDA; encoded by the coding sequence ATGACCTGTCCAAGAGTAGTTATTACAGGATTAGGAGCGCTAACACCCATTGGTAGCACTGTCCAGGAATATGGGAATGCGTTATGGGCTGGTCGAAGTGGTGCTGGTTTGATCACTCGATTTGATGCGACTCCATTTGATACACAATTTGCCTGTGAGCTAAAGGCATATGATCCCTATACCTATCTTCCTGCCAAGGAAGTAAAGCGCATGGATCGCTTTACCCAATATGCGATGATAGCGGGAGCAGAGGCCGTGGCAGATGCAGCGTTAATGGACCCTTGCATAGATAAAACAGCAGTAGGGGTAGTATGGGGATCTGGGGTAGGTGGGTTAGGGACAACAGAAGAAACGGTTTTAGCAGCTGTTGATAGGGGGGGATCCCATAAGGTAAATCCCTTTTTTATTCCTAAAATTATCCCAGATATTCCTGCTGGTCATTTATCTATTAAATATGGATTTAAGGGACCAAATTTTGCTACCGTAGCGGCATGTGCTTCTTCTATGAATGCCTTAATATCTGGATTTCAGCTTATTAAATTAGGAGAGGCAGAGGTAGTGTTAACGGGTGGTTCCGAAGCCCCCATTATTCCCATAGGTATTGGTGGGTTTAATGCTTTGAAGGCGCTTTCTAGGCGTAATACAGATTACCTTACTGCCTCACGTCCCTTTGATAAAACGAGAGATGGTTTTGTTATGGGAGAAGGGGCTGCCGCCTTAGTACTGGAATCGTATGCGCACGCTAAGAAAAGGGATGCGAAAATTTATGCTGAAATAGTAGGGATAGGTATGTCAGCGGACGCTTACCATATTACAGCGCCAGATGTAGAGGGGGTAGTATTGGCATTGCAACGTGCCTTAGCAAGCGCGCAGATTTCGCCAGATTGCATCGATTACATCAACGCGCATGGGACGAGTACACCGCTTGGTGATAGCAACGAGATAAAGGCTATCCAGCAGGTTTTTGGTAGCCATGCTTACCAATTGCATATTAGTTCGACTAAATCTATGACAGGGCATTTATTGGGTGCAGCGGGGGCTGTGGAGTCTGTGGCTACTGTGTTGGCTTTACAGCATCAGTGGGTTCCTCCAACCATTAATCATAGGGTGGTAGATGAGACCATAGATCCACATATCAATCTTACTTTGCATAAAGCCATCCCTAAGTCTATTGTATTTGCCCAAAATAATGCCTTTGGCTTTGGTGGACATAATGTGTCCATGATATTTAAAAAATGGGAAGACGCCTAA
- the rpmA gene encoding 50S ribosomal protein L27, which translates to MAHKKGAGSSRNGRDSASQRLGIKKYGGEAVGAGNILVRQRGTRYYAGKNVGMGKDHTLFALMQGSVVFKKRKDNRFLVSIAVG; encoded by the coding sequence ATGGCACATAAGAAAGGTGCGGGGAGTTCCCGTAATGGAAGAGATTCCGCTAGCCAGCGGCTTGGAATCAAGAAATATGGAGGGGAAGCGGTAGGAGCTGGAAATATCCTTGTCAGGCAAAGAGGGACACGCTATTATGCCGGTAAAAATGTAGGCATGGGGAAGGATCATACTTTATTTGCTTTAATGCAAGGATCGGTTGTTTTCAAAAAAAGAAAAGACAATCGCTTCCTAGTATCCATTGCTGTTGGGTAG
- a CDS encoding Rne/Rng family ribonuclease — MGNELLINSANNNCRIALLKEGKLFEYHVEREDNKFTVGDIYLGVVKKVVPSLNASFVEVGYKKDAFLHYLDLGSQFNSLQKAIGMVRNQKGSIGNLNDFIVEPSIDKLGKIGDLLTKDQEILVQIVKEPISNKGPRISSELTLPGRYMIVTPFVDSIGISKKIINAEERDRLHRLIASIKPKNLGVIVRTVAEGIDVATLDRDLRDLIHKWEQGMAQLATALPGKKIIGEVNRACTLLRDMLNESFDAIVVDDKALYTDIKQYVRTIAPDKEKIIKYHQGKIKLFEQAGVERQLKTLFGKTVSVEGGGYLVIEHTEAMHVIDVNSGNRSVEEEGQAKMALNVNLSAAQEIVRQLRLRDMGGIIVIDFIDIKDPEDRKLLYQKVKELLKEDRAKASVLPLSKFSVMQITRQRVRPEMNVVTKELCPSCKGTGKIGASLLVAEKIEEDLHLVLENQNEKHIKIVLHPYLYAFFTKNIFSKRLGWFLKYGKWITLVEDSSMAVTEYVFLNENQEEIEFI, encoded by the coding sequence GTGGGTAATGAATTACTAATTAATAGTGCGAATAATAATTGTAGAATAGCCTTGCTGAAGGAGGGGAAGCTTTTTGAATATCATGTAGAAAGGGAGGATAATAAGTTCACGGTCGGTGATATTTACCTTGGTGTTGTTAAAAAAGTAGTGCCCAGTTTGAATGCTAGTTTTGTAGAAGTAGGGTATAAGAAGGATGCTTTTTTACATTATTTAGATCTTGGTTCCCAATTCAATTCTTTGCAGAAGGCTATTGGGATGGTTAGAAACCAGAAGGGTAGTATAGGGAATCTGAATGATTTTATAGTGGAGCCATCCATAGACAAATTGGGTAAGATTGGGGATCTTCTTACGAAAGACCAGGAGATATTGGTTCAAATAGTAAAAGAGCCTATTTCCAACAAAGGGCCACGCATATCATCTGAGCTAACGTTACCGGGTCGCTATATGATTGTAACTCCTTTTGTGGATAGCATTGGCATTTCTAAGAAAATTATTAATGCAGAGGAGCGGGATCGGTTGCATCGGTTAATTGCCTCTATTAAGCCCAAAAATTTGGGTGTTATTGTACGCACAGTGGCTGAGGGTATTGATGTAGCTACCTTAGATAGAGATTTAAGGGATCTGATCCATAAATGGGAGCAAGGGATGGCGCAGCTTGCCACAGCGCTTCCTGGAAAAAAAATTATAGGAGAGGTTAATAGGGCGTGCACGCTTTTGCGTGATATGCTCAACGAATCTTTTGATGCTATCGTAGTAGATGACAAAGCGTTATACACGGATATAAAACAGTATGTACGCACGATTGCTCCAGATAAAGAAAAGATCATTAAGTACCATCAAGGTAAAATCAAACTTTTTGAGCAAGCGGGTGTGGAGCGGCAATTAAAAACGCTTTTTGGAAAAACCGTTAGTGTAGAGGGTGGTGGCTATTTGGTCATTGAGCATACCGAAGCAATGCATGTCATTGATGTCAACAGCGGTAACAGATCTGTAGAAGAAGAAGGACAGGCTAAAATGGCTTTAAATGTTAATCTATCAGCTGCACAAGAAATTGTTCGACAGTTGCGTTTGCGTGACATGGGTGGGATTATTGTAATCGATTTTATCGATATTAAAGACCCAGAAGACCGCAAATTACTTTACCAAAAGGTGAAAGAACTATTGAAAGAGGATCGGGCCAAAGCTTCTGTTTTACCTTTATCCAAATTTAGCGTTATGCAAATTACGCGGCAAAGGGTGCGCCCAGAGATGAATGTGGTCACAAAGGAGCTCTGTCCTTCCTGTAAGGGAACAGGCAAGATCGGTGCCTCGCTATTGGTAGCAGAAAAAATCGAGGAAGATTTACATCTTGTGCTTGAAAACCAAAATGAAAAGCATATAAAAATTGTACTTCATCCCTATTTGTATGCTTTTTTTACAAAAAATATTTTCTCTAAGCGACTTGGATGGTTCCTAAAGTATGGGAAATGGATTACCTTAGTAGAGGATTCGTCCATGGCGGTGACAGAATATGTTTTTTTAAATGAAAATCAAGAAGAAATAGAATTTATTTAA
- a CDS encoding beta-ketoacyl-ACP synthase III codes for MKRAVIVGVYGHVPDYVLTNKELEQLVATSDQWITTRTGIQERRILKEANAATSSMAIKAVEGLLQKTATDPTDIDLLVCATITPDVVTPATANIIAHAVGATNAFSYDLQAACSGFLYALDAAAQYIVTGRVKKAIVVGADKMSAITNYSDRATCILFGDGAGAVLVTARDEAEGHGIVDTLCKADGAGQDLLYVQAGGSRCPASYETVRAQAHYIYQQGQSVFKVAVTFMAQSVLEIMKRNELTAEAIAYLVPHQANKRILQLVAERTMIPMEKVMLNVHKFGNTTAATIPLCLWDYEQNLKKGDKLVLTTFGGGFTWGAMYMIWGYDAASQ; via the coding sequence ATGAAGCGTGCTGTTATTGTAGGGGTGTATGGCCATGTACCAGACTATGTATTGACCAATAAAGAGCTCGAGCAGCTAGTGGCTACCAGTGACCAGTGGATTACTACGCGGACTGGTATTCAAGAGCGGCGTATCCTCAAAGAGGCAAACGCCGCTACTTCTTCAATGGCTATAAAAGCTGTGGAGGGCTTGTTGCAAAAAACAGCTACTGATCCAACAGATATAGATTTATTGGTATGTGCTACGATTACGCCAGATGTAGTAACACCTGCTACCGCTAATATTATTGCGCATGCTGTCGGAGCAACGAATGCTTTTAGTTATGATTTGCAGGCTGCCTGTTCTGGGTTTCTCTATGCATTGGATGCGGCAGCGCAGTATATCGTTACGGGAAGAGTTAAAAAAGCAATTGTGGTAGGTGCGGATAAAATGTCTGCTATTACAAATTATAGCGATCGAGCAACGTGTATTCTTTTTGGGGATGGAGCAGGTGCTGTATTGGTTACTGCACGGGATGAAGCGGAGGGTCATGGTATTGTAGATACGCTATGCAAAGCAGATGGAGCTGGTCAAGATTTGCTTTATGTGCAGGCAGGCGGTAGCAGGTGCCCTGCCTCCTATGAAACCGTACGAGCCCAAGCACATTACATCTACCAACAAGGTCAAAGCGTCTTTAAAGTAGCGGTTACCTTTATGGCTCAATCCGTTTTAGAGATTATGAAACGGAATGAGCTTACGGCGGAAGCCATTGCCTACCTGGTTCCGCACCAGGCTAATAAACGTATTTTGCAGCTGGTAGCGGAGCGGACAATGATCCCCATGGAAAAAGTTATGCTAAATGTACATAAATTTGGCAATACTACCGCAGCTACTATCCCACTTTGTTTGTGGGATTATGAACAAAACTTAAAGAAAGGGGATAAGTTAGTTTTAACCACCTTTGGGGGAGGCTTTACGTGGGGTGCTATGTATATGATTTGGGGTTATGATGCTGCTTCGCAATAA
- the rplU gene encoding 50S ribosomal protein L21, with protein MYAIIEVGGKQFKAFENQQLYIPKLADEVGTSCTLGKVLLLDDAQGNVRMGNPIVEGVTVKAKVLGHDRGDKIIVFKKKRRKGYKVKRGHRQDYTQIIIESILK; from the coding sequence ATGTATGCGATTATAGAAGTAGGTGGTAAGCAATTTAAAGCCTTTGAAAATCAGCAGTTATATATTCCAAAACTGGCGGATGAGGTGGGAACTTCTTGTACACTGGGTAAAGTCTTATTGTTAGACGATGCGCAGGGCAATGTAAGGATGGGGAATCCTATTGTGGAAGGGGTAACCGTTAAGGCTAAGGTTTTGGGTCATGACAGAGGCGATAAGATTATCGTTTTTAAGAAAAAGAGGCGCAAGGGCTATAAAGTTAAGCGAGGGCATCGTCAGGATTATACTCAAATTATCATTGAGTCTATTTTGAAATAA
- a CDS encoding acyl carrier protein yields MNSEDIKAKVVAIIVDKLNVSAEEVVPTAHFANDLGADSLDQVELVMEFEKEFDLYIKDEQSTALQTVGSVVEFLERSLNDRKSGAS; encoded by the coding sequence ATGAATAGTGAAGATATTAAAGCAAAAGTTGTGGCTATTATTGTGGATAAGCTCAATGTTTCAGCAGAAGAGGTGGTACCTACTGCCCATTTTGCCAATGACTTAGGGGCTGACTCTTTAGATCAAGTAGAACTAGTTATGGAGTTTGAAAAAGAGTTTGATCTATACATTAAGGATGAGCAATCCACTGCGTTACAGACAGTAGGCAGTGTTGTAGAATTTTTGGAGCGGTCGTTGAATGATCGTAAATCTGGCGCCTCCTAA
- the accB gene encoding acetyl-CoA carboxylase biotin carboxyl carrier protein: MKTTEIQDLINCIAKSGLEEVQIEMEGVRLHIKRYAAVTPEGTADHSPPPAVSFSPSHQVEPSVTVESPVTVEPSVTGEESSRYIKICAPLVGTFYRSSTPEVAPFVQEGDALTKGKKVCIIEAMKLYNEIEADVTGKIVKILVEDASPVEYDQPLFLIDPS, from the coding sequence ATGAAGACAACGGAAATTCAGGATCTTATTAATTGTATTGCAAAATCTGGACTAGAAGAAGTCCAGATTGAAATGGAGGGCGTAAGGTTACATATCAAGCGTTATGCCGCTGTAACACCAGAAGGAACAGCAGATCATTCCCCTCCTCCAGCTGTATCCTTTTCCCCTTCACACCAAGTTGAGCCCTCCGTTACAGTTGAATCCCCCGTTACAGTTGAGCCCTCCGTTACAGGGGAGGAATCCAGCCGTTATATAAAGATATGTGCGCCCCTAGTTGGTACCTTTTATCGTTCTTCTACGCCAGAGGTTGCGCCTTTCGTACAGGAGGGTGATGCGCTTACAAAAGGTAAGAAGGTATGCATTATAGAAGCTATGAAACTTTATAATGAAATAGAGGCAGATGTTACAGGTAAAATTGTCAAAATTTTAGTGGAGGATGCTTCTCCTGTAGAATATGATCAACCATTATTTTTGATAGACCCTTCTTAA